Below is a window of Armatimonadota bacterium DNA.
GCTGGGAACCTGGGACAAGACATCCTTCCGGCTATCGGTCAAGGCCCTGGTTCGATCGGATTCGTCCCGCCGTTGACAGGGAGCGACTACACGTTCTGGATCCAACAGACTGGAGCGAACGCTGTCACGTACTCGCTGGATTATGTGGTGACCCCTGAACCGGCGTCACTCGTCGTCTTCGCCGCATTGGGCGCTGTCGCGGTCGGACGCAGACGGCGCGTCCGTGCGTGACGGCCGAATGACGGAGGCCCCGTAGCGCTCGGCCACGAGGCGGGCCGCGATCGGGTCGACGTTGGCAAGGGTCGCAAGCGCGTCGGTCACGGCGCAACTCGTCCCGATGGCCGTCGTTTGCCGGCCGTGGGTCAGGGCCCGACCGGTGCGAGGGTCGACGACGTGAGAATAGGTGACCCCTTCGTGCTCGAACGACTGGACCGAGCCACCGCTGGTCGAGACCGCGCGATGGGCCAACGTCACGACGTCCAGCCCTTCCTCGTCGAGGGCGACCCGCCAACCCCCGGTCCCGGGCGGCGCACCGGAGACGGCAAGGTCTCCGCCCGCTTCGACCATGGCCGAACGCGAGCCGCACCTTGTCAGTTCCGCCAGGGCCTGGTCGCACGCGTAGCCCTTTCCGATGGCACCGAGGTCCAATCGGGTGCCGGGGTCGAGGGCGACCGTCCGGGACCGCGCGTCCAACCGCATCCGGTTTGGCCCGACCATGCGGTTGGCAGTGTCGATTTTTCTAAGGGAAGGCGGCTTGCCGGTCCGAAGGGCGGCGCGCCACAGGTGCGTCGCGGGCGCGGCAGTGACGTCGAAGGCCCCGTCGCTGGCGAGGGCGAGGTCATGGGCGAGCGACAAGACGTCGAAAAGGTCTTGGCTCACAGAGACAGGCCCTTCGCCCGCCCGGGCGACGAGGAGGCCCAGCTCGCTCGTCTGAATGAAGTCGCTCATCGTCTGGTCGAGCCCGGCGAACCGGGCAAAGGCCCGTCTGCCCCTGTTTTCAGCGACAGAACGGTCGGGAGCGAATAGGGTAATACGGACGGCGACCCCCATGTGCATCTGCGAGAACGTGAAACGCGCCCGTCCATCCGCATCAGCCATGTTCAAGTTCCTCGCCTTCTCATTCTGCCTCGCACCAGCCGTCATGAGCCAAGCCCAAGAGACGTCCTTCGAAGAGTCGCTTCCTGACCA
It encodes the following:
- a CDS encoding FAD:protein FMN transferase, whose amino-acid sequence is MADADGRARFTFSQMHMGVAVRITLFAPDRSVAENRGRRAFARFAGLDQTMSDFIQTSELGLLVARAGEGPVSVSQDLFDVLSLAHDLALASDGAFDVTAAPATHLWRAALRTGKPPSLRKIDTANRMVGPNRMRLDARSRTVALDPGTRLDLGAIGKGYACDQALAELTRCGSRSAMVEAGGDLAVSGAPPGTGGWRVALDEEGLDVVTLAHRAVSTSGGSVQSFEHEGVTYSHVVDPRTGRALTHGRQTTAIGTSCAVTDALATLANVDPIAARLVAERYGASVIRPSRTDAPSASDRDSAQCGEDDE